In the genome of Streptomyces sp. NBC_00259, the window CATCACGCGGCTCTCGCGGCCCTGCATCCGGTCGGACGCATGGGCGAGGTGAGCGACATCGTGGACGCGGTGGTCTACCTCGAGAACGCCCCGTTCGTCACGGGCGAGATCCTCCACGTCGACGGCGGCCAGAGCGCCGGGTCCTGAGCACGGACGGCCCCGTCGGGGCGCGGGCCTCGATGCGGGGGCACGCCCCGCGCCCCTGCCGGCCGCGGCCGCCCCTGAACCGACTGCCGGTGGTCCGCCCGTCACCGAGGCGAACCGATCGGCACCAGCCCACTCAGGGACCGTTCGGAGCGAGCCAGTGTCCCGTTCCGGATCCGGCCCTTCATCCGTCTCACGAGGAAGGCACTCCATGGCTTCACCACTCGACGCGCTCGGCGTGGACAACCCGGTTCTGGCCGCGCCGATGGCCGGTGGCCCCAGCACCCCCGCCCTGGTCGCGGCAGCCGCCGGCGCGAGCGGACTGGGGTTCCTGGCCGGCGGATACAAGACCCCCGACGCGCTGGCCGAGCAGATCACCGAGGTCCGCGACCAGGGCGTCACCTTCGGGGTCAACCTCTTCGCGCCGAACCCCCTGCCGGTCGATCCGGGGGCCTTCCGGCGCTATGCCGCCACGATCGCACCCGAGGCCCGGGCCTACGGACTGGACGCCCGGGCAGCGGGAATCGTCGAGGACGACGACCACTGGACGGACAAGATCGACTTGCTGCTGGCCGAACCCGTACCGGTCGTCAGCTTCACCTTCGGTATCCCGGACGCAGCCGTCATCGCCGCGTTGCGCGCCGCCGGAACGCTGGTCGTCCTGACCGTCACTTCGCCGGCAGAGGCGCGCCTGGCCGCGGGCGCGGGAGCCGATGCGCTGGCCGTACAGGCGTCGGCCGCGGGAGGGCACTCCGGCACGCTCACCCCGCAGCATGTCCCGGCCCCTGTTCCACTGACCGATCTGTTGCGGCGGATCCGGGAGACGGTGTCGCTGCCGCTCTTCGCGGCGGGTGGACTGGCCACCCCGGCCGGCGTGGCCGGGGCACTGCGCGCCGGCGCCGAGGCGGTGATGGTCGGCACGGTCCTGCTGCGGGCGGACGAAGCCGGTACGTCACGTCCGCACAGGGCGGCCCTGGCCGATCCGACGCGCCACCGGACCGTGGTGACCAGGGCGTTCACCGGCAGGCCCGCACGGGCCCTGTCCAACCGGTTCACCGACCACTACGGTGGGCTCGCGCCTTCCGGCTATCCCGCCCTGCACCATCTGACCAGGCCGATCCGCCAGGCCGCTGCCTCGGCCGGCGACGCCGAGCGGATCAATCTGTGGGCCGGGACGGGGTATCGCCACGCCATCGCGGAACCGGCAGCCCGGATCCTGCGGAGGCTGGCCTCCCACGTCTGAGCCCTCGGCGCCCGGCGCACGCCGGGCGTCCTCGCCCCATGCCCCGGGCCCCGGGTCGGCACGACTGCGGTTCTGCACGGCTACGGGACTGCATGACTACGGGACTCGCGCCTGCCGACCCGCTCCACCCACCGGCGCGGCTACCCGGCGACCCGCCGGCAGCTGACCGAGGCTCAAGCCTCGGCCGCCACCTCCTGCGGCGTCCGGGCGCCCAGCAGGGCCAGGCAGTTCGCCCAGAGCACGCTCAGCTGGGAGGTGTTGTTGTAGAGCTTCGCGAACAGCACCTGCCCTTCGAGTTGCGCGACGACCGATCGTGCGGCCTCACGAGGGTCGGCGACGGCGACCTCTCCGCGCTCACGCGCCTCGGCGACGACCGACTCCACCATGCCGACCTGGGCGTCGAAGATCTCCTGCAGGCGTTCTCGGATCGCTTCGGTCTGATTGCTCAGCTCCAGCGTCAGGTTCCCGAACAGGCAACCGGAGACGGTGCCACAGCTCTGCTGCCCCGCACGCTGACTCGCCTCCGTCTCCTCGAAGAGCTGCCGCAGCCGCTCGAGAGGAGCGGCGTCGCCACCGAGGACTCGGGTCCATTCGCGCCGCTGACCGACCCAGTGCTCGTCGAGCACGGTCAGTGCCAGGGCCTCCTTGGACTCGAAGAAGTAGTAGAAGCTCCCCTTGGGCACCCCGGCCGTCTTGCAGATCTCGGCCACGCCCAGCGCCGAGTAACCACGCAGCTCGATGAGCGATTGCGCGGCACTGATGATCTTCTCCCTGGCGTCACTGGTCCGTCCCATGGTGGCAAGTATACGACCGATCGACTAGTCTGTACTAGACCGGTCGGCTAGCGATTCCCGGGGCACTCGCCCGCGATGGCCGACCGTCCTCGCGGACCGGGAGCCACCGCCCACACGCACAGATGAGAGCTGATGCAATGAGCCATCCCATGCATGAAGTCCTGCGGCGCTGGAAGGCCGCTTTCGACGGCCATCAGCCCGACTCCATGGCCGGCCTGTTCACCCCGGACGCCCTCTTCCAGGGCTTCGGACCCACCGTCCTCACAGGCCCGGACGCCGTGCGGGGCTACTACGAAGCCGTCCCGGCCGGCCGGAGGGCGGACGTGACGGTCCTGCACACGTACACGGTCGGCGAGCAGGTCGCGGGAGGCTTCGCGGCCGTCACGTTCGGCGACGCGCACGGCTGGGAGGCCCGTGTGCACCTGTCGCTGGTACTCCGCCGCGACGACGGCGACTGGCGGATCCGTCAGTACCACGTGTCCCGGGTGGACACCGAGCACTCGGACCTGTCTAGGTGATCATCCGATAGGGCGCCACGATGGTACTTTGACCGCAATCGTGGGAGGGGCGGGCGACGTAAGTGGACAGTGACCTGCGGCGTGCGGCTGTGGTGGCGCTGGCCGAACTCGGGCGGAGCGATGACTTTCGCGACCGGGCGGATGCTGGTCACAGCCTGGCGGCGTTTGCCGAGATGCAGGAGGCTGGGGAGCCGTTGCTGGGGCTTGTGCTCGACCCTCGTGACACCTTCGTCACCCGGCGGACCGCGGAGGGCTTGCTCCAGCGAAAGGACAGGGCCGGACTGACGATAGTCGCGTCCGCACTGGCAGTCGCCAACGACAATCACGCCGATTGGATCCACACCGCGATCATCGATGTCTTCGGCATCTTCTCGGACGACCTGGACGAGGCGCTACGGCAGTGTGAGGAGATGTCGGGCGACACCGACGGTCGTGTCGCCCGGGGGCCCGTCGGCTGCACGAGAGCCTCGCAAAGATCGATCCCGTTCTTCGCCCCGCATAGCGGGGTTCGGAGCGTCTGCCACTCGGTTTCGCCCTGATGTTCTGGGACTTCGGCCCCTTTTGACGCGGGGTCGGCGGCGGGTCGGTGCGGGCGCCGGCCGCGCTGCACCCCGGTCCGCACCCGGTGCAGAATCCCGTCGATCACCTGCGGTGATCCCGCAACCTGCCACATCGGCCGTACGGGGCGATCGTCGCCATCATTCGTATGCATTCCTCGTCGGGGCGGCGGTGCCCCCGCGCGGTCGGGCAGGCAGGGCCCGCCGGTCGGCAGCCCGTCCGCAGTCGGTTGGTCAGCAGCCGATCAGCAGTCGGCCGGTCGGCCCTCAGGACACGGGCTGCGGCACGGCACTCAGGGGATCGTCCAGGACCGGCTGCCAGGCCAACTCCGCCGCGCCCACCAGGCTGTTGTGGTCGAGCGTGCACGGCAGGATCGGCACGCTGCCGCTGCGGCCCCACAGGCTGCGGTCGGCGACGACCGCGCGGAGGCGTTCCGGGTCGGCGTCGAGGAGTTCGCGATGGAGGCCGCCGAGGATGATGCGGTCCGGGTTGAGGATGTTCACGAGACCGGCGAGGCCGAGGCCGAGACGGTCGATGAGTTCTTCGGCAGCCGCACGCACCGACGGGTCGCCGTACTCCGTGCCGAGCAGGTCCCGGGACTGCTGGAGCAGGGAGACCTCGGGACCCGGGTCGCGGCCGGCGGCCGTGAGGAAGGCGAGCGGGTCGGCCTCGACGTCGAGGCAGCCGCGACTGCCGCAGTGACAGGGGCGGCCCTCGGGGTTGACAGTGAGGTGGCCGACCTCCAGAGCGAGGCCGGAACTGCCGGTGTGCAGACGGCCGTCGAGGACGAGCGCGCCGCCGACACCACGATGGCCGGTGGCCACGCAGAGCAGGTGCTGGGCCCCGCGACCGGCACCGTGCCGGTGCTCGGCGAGGGCGGCGAGATTGACGTCGTTGCCGGTGAAGGCCGGTCCCATGACTCCGGCCGCACGGACGCGTTCGGCGAAGATGTCGCGGACGGGGGCACCGGCGGGCCAGGCGAGATGGAGGGGATTCAGCGCGGTTCCCTCGGGCTCGGCCACGGCGGAGGGGACGGCGAGCCCGGCGCCCACACATCGTCGGCCGGTGGCGCGCAGCAGTGCCGCGCCTGCGTCGACGACCTCGCCCAGCACCTGTGCCGGGTCGGCGGAGACCGTGACACAGCCGGGTGCGGTCGCGACGATGGTGCCGCCGAGGCCGACCAGTGCGGCCCGGAATCCGTCGGCGTGCACCTGGGCGGCGAGCGCGACGGGGCCCGCGTCGTCGACGGCGAGGCGGTGCGAGGGACGCCCCTGGGAGCCGGCGGCCGCGCCGGGTCTGGAGTCGACCCGGATGAGGCCGAGCGCTTCGAGTTCGGCGGCGACGGCACCGGCGGTGGCGCGGGTGACGCCCAGTTCGGCGGTCAGGACGGCCCGGGTGGGCGCGCGGCCCGTGTGGACCAGTTCCAACGCGGGCCCGAGTGCGCTGCGGCCTCTCTCCAGCTTCGTCCGGGTGCTCGTCACCTTGCCGTTCATGGGCGAAGTCTCCCATGATCCCGCAGGTCCGGTGGGCGAACCGGTGGCCGGTGGCCGGTTCCCTCACGGCCTCCCTCTCGTCCGTCCGGACATCGCGCCTCGCCCGGACTTCACGACGCTCGACGAGGCGGGACGGCTCGCGCTCCTCCAGGAGCCGGTGGTGGGGCCCGTACACCGGAGCCGCGGTTGTGCGGGAGCCGCGCCGGGCCCTATCCTGACTTTGTGCCGCTACTAAACAAACCCGACACCGCTCACTCCCTCACCCGCCTTCGCGCCGCGCTCACGGTCTTCTTCGCCCTCGACGGCTTCCTCTTCGCCGGCTGGGTCGTCCGTATCCCCGCCATCAAGCAGCAGACCGGTGCCTCCGCGAGCGATCTGGGGCTCGCGCTCCTCGGTGTGTCGGCCGGGGCCGTGGTGACGATGACGCTGACGGGGCGGCTGTGCCGGCGCTTCGGGAGCCATCCGCTGACCGTCGCGGCCGCGGTCCTGCTGTGTCTGAGCATCGCGCTGCCCGCCCAGACGCATTCGTCGCTCACCCTGGGTCTGGTGCTGCTGGTGTTCGGCGCCGCGTACGGCGGCATCAACGTGGCCATGAACAGCGCCGCCGTCGATCTGGTCGCGGCCTTGCGACGGCCCGTGATGCCCAGTTTCCACGCCGCCTTCAGCCTGGGCGGCATGATCGGCGCGGGGCTCGGCGGGCTGGTGGCCGCGGGCCTGTCGCCTGCCGCGCACCTGTTCGCCCTCACGGGCATCGGGCTGCTGGTCACCGCCGCGGCCGGTCCTGTGCTGCTGCGTCACCCCTCCCCCGCGGCCCCCGGACGGTCGGCCTCGACGGCGGACGCTCCGGCGGCCGGCCCGGCCCGCCTCTCCGGCCGTACGCGCCGCCTCGTCGCGCTCTTCGGTGTCATCGCCCTGTGCACGGCGTACGGAGAAGGCGCGCTGGCCGACTGGGGCGCGCTGCATCTGGAGCAGGACCTCGGCGCGCACGCGGGTGTCGCGGCCGCCGGATACTCCCTGTTCGCGCTGGCCATGACGGCGGGACGGCTTTCCGGTACCACCCTGCTGGAGCGGCTCGGCCAGACCCGGACGCTGGTCGCGGGCGGTGCGACCGCCGCCGTGGGCATGCTGCTCGGTGCGCTGGCACCGACCGTGTGGCTCGCACTGCTCGGCTTCGCCGTGACGGGGCTCGGGCTGGCGAACATCTTCCCGGTGGCGGTGGCACGCGCCGGCGCACTGGCGGGTCCCAGCGGGGTGGCGGCGGCCTCCACGCTCGGCTACGGCGGCATGCTCCTCGGCCCGCCCGCGATCGGGTTCCTCGCCGACTGGTTCTCGCTGCCCGTGGCCTTGACCACGGTGGCGATGCTCGCCGCCGCGGCCGCGCTGATCGGGTACGCGGCCCGGAAGGCACCGGCCGGTCCGGCCGCACCGGCCGGAACCGGACAGGCGCCGATCCAGCAGTCTCAGGCCGAGCGGGACCGTTCCGGACAGGCACACCGCCGGGAGCACGCGCACTGACCGTACGCCCCCGACCGCCGACCCCTTCCCGGCGTACTGAGTACGGGCGGCCTGAGTAGCCGTACTCAGGCACAGCGCTTCCCTGGCGCGCACCATGGACGCATCGACCTCAGGGGGCATCCGCCATGACATCCCGCATGACATCCCGGTTCTCGAACTCCCGGTTCATGAACTCCCGGTTCATGAGCTCCCGGCGTCGCCTGCCGGGCCTTGTCCGGCTGACCTTCGCCCATCCCGCGTCGCGCGCCTATCTCGCCGTCGTCGTCGCCACGGCGGTGTTCGTCGCCGTGGACAGCCTGTTCGTGCGTCACGAGGACGCCTCGCTCGCCGGTGTCTGGCTGTTCCTGCTCGCCGCACCGACGGTGTTCGTCTTCCTCATGGCGGGCTCGCTGTTCGGGGACGCAGTCATCGGCTCGGTCTGGTTCCTCTACCCCGCACTGGTCCTCTCGGTGCTGATCCAGTCCCTCGCCCTCGGCCTGTTCGTACGACTGCTGCGCGGCGGCCGGCACTCCGCCCACCCTCAAGGCGCCTGACGCCTGACACCGACATCCGGCACTTGGCAGAATGCCCGGCATGGAGACCGCCGAGCTGATCAAGTCCCTCGTCCGGGAGGGCCAGTTGCTGGCCGGTGCCGCCGACGAGGCGGGCCCCGACCTCGCGGTGCCGACGTGCCCGGGCTGGCGGGTCAGGGACCTGCTGCGGCACACCGGCATGGTCCATCGCTGGGCGACCGCGTTCGTGGCCGAGGGACACACGGAGTACCGTCCGGACTCGGGCGAGCCCGACCTGGACGGGGACGAGTTGCTTGAGTGGTTCCGGGAAGGACACGGCCTGCTGGTCGCGGCGCTCGCCGAGGCCCCGGACGATCTGAAGTGCTGGAGTTTCCTTCCGGCGCCCTCGCCGCTTGCGTTCTGGGCGCGACGCCAGGCCCATGAGACCGCTGTGCACCGGGTGGACGCCGAGTCGGCGCTCGGCGAGCCCGGTCCCGTGGCGGCTCGCTTCGCGGCCGACGGTGTCGACGAACTGCTGTGCGCGTTCCACGCCCGCCGGAACAGCCGGGTGCGGACGGCCGTGCCGCGGGTCCTGCGGGTGCGGGCCACGGACACGGACGACGTCTGGACCGTGCGGCTGTCGGAGGAGCCCGCGCGAGCCGACCGTACGGGAGAAGGGCTCGCGGATTGCGAGCTGAGTGGGCCCGCCGGACGGCTCTACCTCGCCCTGTGGAACCGGCTGCCCCTCGCGGCCGTGACCGTGAGCGGGGACGAGGAACTCGCCCGGCTGTGGCGCGAGACGTCCGCGATCACCTGGTCCTGAGGACACGGCGGCGACGCAGTCCACACCCCCACGGTCCCCGTCTCCGGGCCCGTCCGGGGTCAGCGGAAAGCGGTCAACCGTCGACAGTCCGCGTCAGCCGTCGCCGTCGGCCCGAGCCCGGTCGCCGTCGGCCCTCTTGCCGTCCGCCGTCAGCGAGCCGGCCGCATCAGCATCCTGGACAGCACCGCCCGCTGCAGCGGCTGCACCTCGGCATGGCGCTCGCGGCCCGCGTCCGTCAGCGCGACCCGCACTCCGCGGCGGTCCTCGCTGCACATCACGCGGTTCACCAGGCCGTCCTTCTCCAGCCGGGCGACCAGGCGTGACAAAGCGCTCTGGCTCAGATGCACTCGGGAGGCCAGCTCCTGCACCCGGTACGAGCAGCCGCCGTCCTCCGCGGACCCTTCGGCCAGCACGTCGAGGACCTCGAAGTCGCTCGCACCCAGTCCGTGCTGATGCAGCTCCCGGTCGAGCTCGCACATCGTGCGCGCGTGCAGCGCGAGCACGTCACGCCATTCGTCCACGAGCGCACGCTCGGACTTCTTCGCCGCCATGACCACACGTTAGCAGAAAACCGGCACATTGTTGCATCGGAATTAAATGCACTTGCATTCAATGCATGTGCATGTAGTGTGCTGCGCATGACCTCTCCGCTCAACGTCCCCGCATCGCAGGAACGCTGGACACCGCGGCTGTGGGGCACCCTGCTCGTGCTCTGCGCCGCGATGTTCCTCGACGCCCTCGATGTCTCGATGGTCGGCGTCGCCCTGCCCTCCATCGCCACCGACCTCGGCCTGTCCACCTCGTCCCTCCAGTGGATCGTCAGCGGCTACATCCTGGGCTACGGCGGACTGCTGCTCCTCGGTGGCCGCGCGGCCGATCTGCTCGGCAGGCGCCGGGTCTTCCTCATCGCGCTCGCCGTCTTCGCGCTCGCCTCCCTGCTGGGCGGGCTCGTCGACTCCGGGCCGCTGCTGATCGCGAGCCGCTTCATCAAGGGCCTGAGCGCCGCCTTCACCGCGCCCGCCGGCCTCTCCATCATCACCACGACCTTCAAGGAGGGCCCGCAGCGCAACCGGGCCCTGTCGATCTACACCACCTGCGCCGCCACCGGCTTCTCCATGGGCCTGGTGCTGTCCGGCCTCCTCACCGAAGTGAGCTGGCGGCTCACGATGCTGCTGCCCGCGCCGATCGCCCTGATCGCGCTGCTCGTGGGCATCAGGCTGATCCCGCGAAGCAGCCGTGAGGACTCCGGCAAGGGCTACGACGTCCCGGGCGCCGTCACGGGTACGGCCGCGATGCTCCTGCTGGTCTTCACCGTCGTCCAGGCGCCCGAGGTGGGCTGGGCCTCGGCCCGTACGCTGCTGTCGTTCCTCGCCGCGGCCGCGCTGCTCACGGCCTTCGTCACGATCGAACGCCGCAGCTCGCACCCGCTGATCCGGCTGGGCGTGCTGCGCTCGGGCAGCCAGATCCGGGCCAATCTGGGTGCCGCGTTCTTCTTCGGCTCGTACGTCGGCTTCCAGTTCCTCGTCACGCAGTACATGCAGTCGCTGCTCGGCTGGTCGGCGCTGCAGACGGCGCTGGCCTTCCTCCCCGCGGGTGCGCTGGTGGCGCTCTCCTCGACGAAGATCGGCTCGGTGGTGGACCGGTTCGGCACGCCGAGGGTGATCGCCATCGGATTCTCGCTGCTCGTGATCGCCTACGCGCTCTTCCTCCGGATCGATCTGTCGCCTGCCTACGCCACGGTGATCCTGCCGTCGATGCTGCTGCTCGGCGCGGCGTGCGCCCTCGTCTTCCCCTCGCTCAACATCCAGGCCACCAACGGGGTGGAGGACCACGAGCAGGGCATGGTCTCCGGACTGCTGAACACGTCGATCCAGGTCGGTGGGGCGATCTTCCTCGCCGTCGTCACCGCGGTGATCACGGCGGGAGGCGACGCGGGCAGCTCGCCGCAGCAGGTGCTGGACAGCTTCCGTCCCGGCCTCGTGGTGGTCACCGTCATCGCGGCGGCGGGTCTGCTCATCACCCTCGCGGGGCTGCGTTCGCGGCGCGCCGCGCAGAGCGGACGGACGGTCCTGGTCGCGAGGTCCGCACCGGACCACGAGTCCGGGCTCCGGACGCGGCACGAGCCCCGGTCGGAGGAGGTCTCGGTCGGCGACTGACTCAGGGCGGCCCACACAGGGCGACCGACACAGGGCAACTGACACAGGTCGACCGACGCAGGCGCTCAGGACGACGACGACACGGTGGCGGTGGCGGTGCGGGGATGGTTGCCCGTGCCGCCACCGTCCTGTGACACTCGCAGCCATGGGGGAACGCACACAGGCGGACCGGGACGCGAGCACCGTCGAGACCGGATACGCGCTGCTGAGCGCGGCGTTCGCGGCCGCGGTGGTCTTCGGCGTGATCGCCGGGCCCAAGCTGATGTTCGTGATGCCGTACGCCGTCGAACGCGGTCTGCTGGTCGCGGGGGCGGCCGCCGCCGCCCTGGTCTTCCCGGTGCGAGTGGTGACCGTGCTGCGCCGCTTCTCACGCACACGGGGCCGAGCGGATCGGCCGGATCAGCCGAGCCACCCGGGCCGCACCAGCCCGGACTCATAGGCCAGCACGACCAGTTGGGCCCGGTCGCGCGCGCCGAGCTTCACCATCGTCCTGCTGACGTGCGTCTTCGCGGTGAGCGGGCTGACCACGAGCTGGCGGGCGATCTCCTCGTTCGACAGCCCGATCCCCACCAGGGCCATCACCTCCCGCTCGCGCTCCGTGAGTTCGGCGAGCGCCTCGGCCCCGGCGGGTTCCTTGGAGCGGGCGGCGAACTCGGCGATGAGCCGGCGCGTCACCCCGGGCGAAAGGAGCGCGTCGCCGTCCACCACCGCCCGTACCGCGCGGAGCAGTTCCTCGGGCTCGGTGTCCTTCACCAGGAACCCGGACGCTCCCGAGCGGATGGCCTCGAAGACGTACTCGTCCAGCTCGAAGGTGGTCAGCATGACGACCTTCACGCCCTCCAGCGCCGCGTCCTCGGTGATGCGCCGCGTGGCGGCGAGTCCATCGAGGAGCGGCATGCGGATGTCCATCAGCACGACGTCCGGCCTGAGTTCGGCGACGTTGCGCACCGCCTCCTCGCCGTCCGCGGCCTCGCCGGCGACCTCGATGTCCGGCTGGGCGTCGAGCAGCGCCCGGAAGCCGGCCCGTACGAGCGACTGGTCATCGGCGAGCAGTACCCGGATCACGGTGTCTCCCTCGATGCCTTCGATGCCTCAGGTGCCTTCGCTGCCTTTGATGCCTTCGATGCCTGAAGTGCCTTCGATACCTTCGCTGCCTCGTTCATCAGCTGCGGTCGACCGGCAGACCGGCGTGGACCTGGAAGCCCCCGTCCGGGCGCGGGCCCGCCTCGATCGTGCCACCGAGCGCGGCGGCACGCTCCCGCATCCCGACCAGTCCGCGGCCGCTGCCGCCCTGGTGCCCTCCGGTGGCGGGCCCGTCGTCGTCGATCCTGAGATCGACGCGGCCGGACGCGTACCCGATACGGACCCGGGCCGTGCGGGCGCCCGAGTGGCGTACCACGTTGGTGAGCGCCTCCTGAATGATCCGGAAGGCGGCGAGGTCCACGCCGGGCGGGAGCGCGGTCCGGGTTCCCTCGGTGCCGACCTCGACCGTGAGCCCGGCCCCGGCGGCCTGCTCGACGAGTTCGGGTAGCCGGTCCAGACCGGGTGCGGGTGCCCGGGGCGCGTCGCCGGGCGTGCGGAGGGTGTCCAGGACCTGCCGGACCTCGCCGAGTGCCTCCTTGCTGGCCGTCTTGATGGTGGTGAGGGCGGTACGGGCCTGCTCGGGATCGGAGTCGAGCAGCGCGAGGCCGACCCCGGCCTGCACATTGATGACGGAGATGGAGTGGGCGAGAACGTCATGGAGTTCCCGGGCGATGCGGAGCCGTTCCTCGTCCGTGCGGCGCTTCTCCGCCGCCGCCCGTTCGGCGCGTTCGCGGGCCCACTGCTCCCTGCGTACGCGCGTCAGCTCGGCGGCCGCGACGATCGCGGCGACCCACGCCGCACCCACCAGCTCCCCGCCCCACGGAGCGGCCCGGTCGTCGCCCGGGGGCAGATACGCGTAGAGCCAGTGCGCGATGAGGAGATGCCCCACCCAGAGCAGGCCGACGGCGCCCCAGGCCGCGTACCGGTGCCCTGCCACGAGGGCGGCGAACACGCCGACCGCGAAGGTGACGAAGACCGGCCCGTACGGATACCCCGCGCCGATGTAGACGAGCGTGACCACCGCCAGCGCGTACACCACGGCGACGGGGTGTCTGCGGCGCATCAGCAGGATCGCGGGCCCGGCGAGCAGCAGCGTGCGGGCCAGGGCGTCGAGGGGCTCGCGGTCGGGCTGGTTCTCGGCCGCGAAGCCCGTACCCACCATCACGAAGACGGCGACGAGGAGGCTGGACAGCCAGGGCACTCGCGTTCCGCCCCACCGGTCCGTTCCGTTCCAACGGCCCGGTCCGTGACGCCACCACGGCGGTTCGCCATGCGCCCACGGCGGTCCGCCGTGCAACCAGGGCGGACCGCCGTGCATCCAGGGCGGACCGCCGTGGGGGCGGGTGCGCTGCTCGTCCATACCGGTCACGCTAGACCCGGCCGGCGCCGGTGGGCGTCAGCCGTGCGCGGTGATCACGCGTACTCCCTGTGGAGTACGCCGGCGGAGCCGGCCGGAGCGAGACCCGCGTCGCGGCCGATGCGGGCGACGGACTGGGCGAAGAAGGTGTCCCGGTCCTCCACGATCTTGGTGAACTGCCCGAACAGTTCGAAGGAGATCAGCCCGAAGACCTGTGACCAGGCGGCCACCAGGGACGCGACGAGCGCCGGGGGCAGATCGGCCGCGAGGCCGGCCGCCATCCGCTCCGCCTCGGGGCGCAGTTCGGCGGCCAGCGGTGGCGGTGCGACGCCGGGACCGCGGTGGGCGTCCCGGGCGACGGTGATGAGGGTGAGCCCGACGCGGGAGGCGGGCGCGATGGTCGTCTGCGGGGCGGCGTAACCGGGCACGGGCGAGCCGTAGATGAGGGCGTACTCGTGGGGGTGGGCGAGCGCCCAGGACCGCACGGCGGTGCAGACGGCTGTCCAGCGCTCGACCGGGTCGGCGTCGGCCGGGCCCGCGGCCCCTTCGGCTGCGGCGCCCACGGAGTCGTAGGCGTCGACGATGAGCGC includes:
- a CDS encoding sensor histidine kinase codes for the protein MHGGPPWLHGGPPWAHGEPPWWRHGPGRWNGTDRWGGTRVPWLSSLLVAVFVMVGTGFAAENQPDREPLDALARTLLLAGPAILLMRRRHPVAVVYALAVVTLVYIGAGYPYGPVFVTFAVGVFAALVAGHRYAAWGAVGLLWVGHLLIAHWLYAYLPPGDDRAAPWGGELVGAAWVAAIVAAAELTRVRREQWARERAERAAAEKRRTDEERLRIARELHDVLAHSISVINVQAGVGLALLDSDPEQARTALTTIKTASKEALGEVRQVLDTLRTPGDAPRAPAPGLDRLPELVEQAAGAGLTVEVGTEGTRTALPPGVDLAAFRIIQEALTNVVRHSGARTARVRIGYASGRVDLRIDDDGPATGGHQGGSGRGLVGMRERAAALGGTIEAGPRPDGGFQVHAGLPVDRS
- a CDS encoding response regulator, which gives rise to MIRVLLADDQSLVRAGFRALLDAQPDIEVAGEAADGEEAVRNVAELRPDVVLMDIRMPLLDGLAATRRITEDAALEGVKVVMLTTFELDEYVFEAIRSGASGFLVKDTEPEELLRAVRAVVDGDALLSPGVTRRLIAEFAARSKEPAGAEALAELTEREREVMALVGIGLSNEEIARQLVVSPLTAKTHVSRTMVKLGARDRAQLVVLAYESGLVRPGWLG
- a CDS encoding TetR/AcrR family transcriptional regulator encodes the protein MNSANDGSRTGGGTSGTLRGARERARSEITAAIKDEARTQLAAEGAAKLSLRAVARELGMVSSALYRYFPSRDELLTALIVDAYDSVGAAAEGAAGPADADPVERWTAVCTAVRSWALAHPHEYALIYGSPVPGYAAPQTTIAPASRVGLTLITVARDAHRGPGVAPPPLAAELRPEAERMAAGLAADLPPALVASLVAAWSQVFGLISFELFGQFTKIVEDRDTFFAQSVARIGRDAGLAPAGSAGVLHREYA